In one window of Tursiops truncatus isolate mTurTru1 chromosome 5, mTurTru1.mat.Y, whole genome shotgun sequence DNA:
- the NKX6-1 gene encoding homeobox protein Nkx-6.1: MLAVGAMEGTRQSAFLLSSPPLAALHSMAEMKTPLYPAAYPALPAGPLSSSSSSSSSSSPSPPLGSHNPGSLKPPAAGGLSSLGSPPQQLSAATPHGINDILSRPSMPVASGAALPSASPSGSSSSSSSTSASSASAAAAAAAAAAAAASTPAGLLAGLPRFSSLSPPPPPPGLYFSPSAAAVAAVGRYPKPLAELPGRTPIFWPGVMQSPPWRDARLACTPHQGSILLDKDGKRKHTRPTFSGQQIFALEKTFEQTKYLAGPERARLAYSLGMTESQVKVWFQNRRTKWRKKHAAEMATAKKKQDSETERLKGASENEEEDDDYNKPLDPNSDDEKITQLLKKHKSGSGGGGLLLHASENESSS, translated from the exons ATGTTAGCTGTGGGGGCGATGGAGGGCACCCGGCAGAGCGCGTTCCTGCTCAGCAGCCCGCCCCTGGCCGCCCTGCACAGCatggcagaaatgaagacccCGCTGTACCCCGCCGCGTACCCCGCGCTGCCCGCCGGCCCCctctcctcctcgtcctcctcgtcctcctcgtcATCACCCTCCCCGCCTTTGGGCTCCCACAACCCAGGCAGCCTGAAGCCCCCGGCCGCGGGGGGGCTCTCATCCCTGGGCAGCCCCCCGCAGCAACTCTCGGCCGCCACCCCACATGGCATCAACGACATCCTGAGCCGGCCTTCCATGCCCGTGGCCTCAGGGGCAGCCCTGCCCTCCGCCTCGCCCTCcggttcctcctcctcttcctcgtcCACCTCCGCTTCCTCCGCTTCGGCCGCCGCGGCCGCAGCTgcggccgctgccgccgccgcctcaACCCCAGCGGGGCTGCTGGCCGGCCTGCCCCGTTTCAGCAGCCTGAgcccgccaccgccgccgcccgGGCTCTACTTCAGCCCCAGCGCCGCGGCCGTGGCCGCCGTGGGTCGGTACCCCAAGCCGCTAGCCGAGCTGCCCGGCCGGACGCCTATCTTCTGGCCAGGAGTGATGCAGAGCCCGCCCTGGAGGGACGCACGCCTGGCCTGCACTCCTC ATCAAGGATCCATTTTGTTGGACAAAGATGGGAAGAGAAAACACACGAGACCCACGTTCTCGGGCCAGCAAATCTTCGCGCTGGAGAAGACTTTCGAACAAACGAAATACTTGGCGGGGCCCGAGAGGGCTCGCTTGGCCTATTCGTTGGGGATGACGGAGAGTCAGGTCAAG GTTTGGTTCCAGAACCGCCGGACCAAGTGGAGGAAGAAGCACGCAGCCGAGATGGCCACGGCCAAGAAGAAGCAGGACTCGGAAACCGAGCGGCTGAAAGGGGCCTCAGAGAACGAGGAGGAGGACGACGACTATAACAAGCCCCTGGACCCCAACTCGGACGACGAGAAAATCACGCAGCTGCTGAAGAAGCACAAGtccggcagcggcggcggcggcctccTGCTGCACGCGTCCGAGAACGAGAGCTCGTCCTGa